In a genomic window of Curtobacterium flaccumfaciens pv. betae:
- a CDS encoding SDR family NAD(P)-dependent oxidoreductase — MSEFEGKVAVVTGGGSGIGESVAKELAAAGATVVVADINLAGAERVAASIVEAGGTARAFEANSAVAADNERMVQFAVDTFGALHLAVNNAGIGAAPQPIGEYDIAAWDRVRAVDLDGVFYGLRYEIPAMVAAGGGAIVNMASVLGTVGMAQNAAYVASKHALAGLTKVAALEYSSQGVRTNAVGPGFIDTPLLRKSLSPEAIAALEDEHASKRLGTDAEVAALVLFLLSDKASFITGSYHLVDGGYSAH; from the coding sequence ATGTCCGAGTTCGAGGGCAAGGTCGCCGTCGTCACCGGTGGTGGCAGCGGCATCGGCGAGTCCGTCGCGAAGGAGCTCGCAGCGGCGGGCGCCACGGTGGTCGTCGCCGACATCAACCTGGCGGGCGCCGAGCGCGTCGCCGCGTCGATCGTGGAGGCCGGTGGCACCGCTCGCGCGTTCGAGGCGAACTCCGCGGTCGCCGCGGACAACGAGCGCATGGTGCAGTTCGCGGTCGACACGTTCGGCGCGCTGCACCTCGCCGTGAACAACGCCGGCATCGGCGCAGCACCGCAGCCGATCGGCGAGTACGACATCGCCGCCTGGGACCGCGTCCGTGCGGTCGACCTGGACGGCGTCTTCTACGGGCTGCGCTACGAGATCCCCGCGATGGTGGCCGCCGGCGGTGGCGCGATCGTGAACATGGCGTCGGTGCTCGGGACGGTTGGCATGGCGCAGAACGCGGCCTACGTCGCCTCGAAGCACGCGCTCGCCGGGCTGACGAAGGTCGCCGCGCTCGAGTACTCGTCGCAGGGTGTCCGCACGAACGCCGTGGGCCCCGGGTTCATCGACACCCCGCTGCTCCGGAAGTCGCTCTCGCCCGAAGCCATCGCGGCACTCGAGGACGAGCACGCCTCGAAGCGGCTCGGCACCGACGCCGAGGTCGCTGCGCTCGTGCTGTTCCTGCTGAGCGACAAGGCCTCGTTCATCACGGGCAGCTACCACCTGGTGGACGGCGGCTACTCCGCCCACTGA
- a CDS encoding inorganic phosphate transporter, which produces MDVIVIVTLVIVVALVFDFTNGFHDTANAMATSVATGALKPRTAVLISAVLNVVGAFLSTEVAKTVSQGIIREGQDGIHISPTMIFAGLVGAVLWNLATWYLGLPSSSTHALFGGLIGASIIGAGLNSISWATVVSKVVLPALLSPVIAGVIALVATYLAYVLTKNATTHGAATGFRHGQTISASLVSLAHGTNDAQKTMGVITLTLIAANYQAAGTGPALWVILACGLAIGLGTYMGGWRIMQTVGKKISDVQSPQGFAAETSSAATILISSHLGFALSTTHVTSGAVVGSGLGKKLADVHWSVVGRIVVAWVITLPAAAVVGALATWLASTSAFGLVLVAVLALAGGLTFYVLAKRKPISHEDITTESGPAEQAEPQPTGATN; this is translated from the coding sequence ATGGACGTCATCGTCATCGTCACGCTGGTGATCGTCGTGGCCCTCGTGTTCGACTTCACGAACGGCTTCCACGACACCGCGAACGCCATGGCCACGTCGGTCGCCACGGGAGCTCTCAAGCCCCGGACCGCCGTGCTCATCTCCGCCGTGCTCAACGTGGTCGGCGCGTTCCTGTCCACCGAGGTCGCCAAGACCGTCTCGCAGGGCATCATCCGTGAGGGGCAGGACGGCATCCACATCTCCCCCACGATGATCTTCGCGGGGCTCGTCGGCGCGGTGCTCTGGAACCTGGCGACCTGGTACCTCGGGCTGCCGTCGTCCTCCACGCACGCGCTCTTCGGCGGGCTCATCGGCGCCTCGATCATCGGGGCCGGTCTGAACTCCATCAGCTGGGCGACGGTGGTGTCGAAGGTCGTGCTGCCGGCGCTGCTCTCCCCGGTCATCGCCGGGGTGATCGCCCTGGTCGCGACGTACCTGGCGTACGTGCTCACGAAGAACGCGACGACGCACGGTGCGGCGACGGGGTTCCGGCACGGGCAGACGATCTCGGCGTCGCTGGTGTCGCTCGCACACGGCACGAACGACGCGCAGAAGACGATGGGCGTCATCACGCTGACCCTCATCGCCGCGAACTACCAGGCCGCCGGCACCGGTCCGGCGCTCTGGGTGATCCTGGCCTGCGGGCTCGCGATCGGCCTCGGCACGTACATGGGCGGCTGGCGGATCATGCAGACCGTCGGCAAGAAGATCTCCGACGTGCAGTCGCCGCAGGGCTTCGCCGCCGAGACGAGCTCCGCCGCGACGATCCTCATCTCGTCGCACCTGGGCTTCGCGCTCTCGACGACCCACGTGACGAGCGGCGCGGTCGTCGGTTCGGGGCTCGGCAAGAAGCTCGCCGACGTGCACTGGTCGGTCGTCGGCCGCATCGTCGTCGCGTGGGTGATCACGCTGCCCGCCGCTGCGGTGGTCGGAGCGCTCGCGACCTGGCTCGCGTCGACCTCGGCCTTCGGGCTGGTGCTCGTCGCGGTCCTCGCCCTGGCCGGCGGGCTCACCTTCTACGTCCTCGCCAAGCGCAAGCCGATCTCGCACGAGGACATCACCACCGAGTCCGGGCCGGCCGAGCAAGCCGAGCCGCAGCCGACCGGCGCGACGAACTGA
- a CDS encoding MarR family winged helix-turn-helix transcriptional regulator codes for MTDATDLRIAVNRLSRTLRAQKADSSVTDAQFSALARLHRDGAMTLADLSRQDGVTPPSMTKTVAVLVERGLVSKCGHGDDRRKVLLGATPAGAAFVEETRRRRDGWLSPRLAALTADERSTLADATEIMRRLAQQ; via the coding sequence ATGACCGACGCCACCGACCTCCGCATCGCGGTGAACCGGCTGTCCCGCACCCTCCGTGCCCAGAAGGCCGACTCGAGCGTCACGGACGCGCAGTTCTCCGCCCTCGCCCGACTGCACCGCGACGGCGCCATGACCTTGGCCGACCTGAGCCGACAGGACGGCGTCACCCCGCCGTCCATGACGAAGACCGTCGCGGTGCTGGTGGAGCGGGGCCTGGTGTCCAAGTGCGGGCACGGCGACGACCGCCGCAAGGTGCTGCTCGGTGCGACACCCGCCGGAGCCGCCTTCGTCGAGGAGACCCGACGCCGCCGCGACGGCTGGCTCTCCCCGCGACTCGCAGCACTCACCGCCGACGAGCGGAGCACCCTCGCCGACGCCACCGAGATCATGAGGAGGCTGGCCCAGCAGTGA
- a CDS encoding biotin/lipoate A/B protein ligase family protein, with protein MHGEYKVPGGKLVVVDLEVVDGAIQQFRLAGDFFLEPDDALPLIDAAVNGLPATTDAAGIAAAVRAALPTDAVLLGFTPESVGVAVRRALSRASTWRDHDWQIVHEGPISPNEHLALDQVLTEEVGAGRRGPTLRIWEWDQPAVVIGSFQSLKNEVDPAGAEKYGVQVVRRISGGGAMFMDAGAVISYSLYVPSDLVQGMTFADSYAFLDEWVIEALKSLGIEAYYQPLNDITSTKGKIGGAAQKRLGTGSLLHHATMSYDMDGEKMVQVLRIGREKMSDKGTTSAAKRVDPLRSQTGLSRAEIIERLIGTFTRLYGATPGAITDAERAKAQELVRTKFATKEWLERVP; from the coding sequence ATGCACGGTGAGTACAAGGTCCCCGGAGGCAAGCTGGTCGTCGTCGACCTCGAGGTCGTCGACGGCGCGATCCAGCAGTTCCGCCTGGCGGGTGACTTCTTCCTGGAACCCGACGATGCGCTGCCGCTCATCGACGCGGCCGTGAACGGGCTCCCCGCCACCACCGACGCCGCGGGCATCGCCGCAGCCGTGCGGGCGGCCCTGCCGACCGATGCGGTGCTGCTCGGCTTCACGCCCGAGTCCGTCGGCGTCGCGGTGCGCCGCGCGCTGTCGCGGGCCTCGACCTGGCGCGACCACGACTGGCAGATCGTGCACGAGGGGCCGATCAGCCCGAACGAGCACCTCGCGCTCGACCAGGTGCTGACCGAAGAGGTCGGTGCAGGCCGTCGCGGTCCCACGCTCCGCATCTGGGAGTGGGACCAGCCGGCCGTCGTGATCGGGTCGTTCCAATCGCTCAAGAACGAGGTCGACCCCGCCGGCGCCGAGAAGTACGGCGTGCAGGTGGTCCGACGCATCTCCGGCGGCGGTGCCATGTTCATGGACGCCGGCGCCGTGATCTCGTACTCGCTCTACGTGCCGTCCGACCTGGTGCAGGGCATGACGTTCGCCGACTCGTACGCGTTCCTCGACGAATGGGTGATCGAGGCGCTCAAGTCGCTCGGCATCGAGGCGTACTACCAGCCGCTCAACGACATCACCTCGACCAAGGGCAAGATCGGCGGGGCCGCCCAGAAGCGCCTCGGTACCGGGTCACTGCTGCACCACGCCACCATGAGCTACGACATGGACGGCGAGAAGATGGTGCAGGTGCTGCGCATCGGGCGCGAGAAGATGAGCGACAAGGGCACCACCAGCGCCGCGAAGCGCGTCGACCCGCTCCGCTCGCAGACGGGGCTGTCCCGCGCCGAGATCATCGAGCGGCTGATCGGCACCTTCACCCGCCTGTACGGGGCGACTCCCGGTGCGATCACCGATGCGGAGCGTGCGAAGGCACAGGAGCTCGTGCGGACGAAGT
- a CDS encoding alpha/beta hydrolase: protein MPTFSAARGDASFTDAHGVEIVYSTWRAARPKGVVQIAHGVGEHGLRYEPLAQDLVRAGYTVHANDHRGHGRTGLTQWDGDHAKLGRLGPGGLRAAIAAVEQMSAVARADEPGLPLVLLGHSWGSLMAQRIVNTSSDRYDGVVLSASAYRLPGWMNSGDLNARHAGSGPTKYEWLTRDRTIIDAMALDPLAVEADVIGLFGLADTLRLLGVPRRGIPHDLPMLLQVGSDDTLGGPRSIERLAQAYRRRGRLSDVTVQVYEGARHEVYNETNRAEVIGDLVAWLDRVTAR from the coding sequence GTGCCCACCTTCTCCGCCGCTCGCGGCGACGCCTCGTTCACCGACGCCCACGGCGTCGAGATCGTCTACTCGACCTGGCGTGCGGCGCGGCCGAAGGGTGTCGTGCAGATCGCGCACGGGGTCGGGGAGCACGGGCTCCGGTACGAACCGCTCGCGCAGGACCTGGTGCGCGCCGGCTACACCGTGCACGCGAACGACCACCGCGGGCACGGACGCACCGGCTTGACCCAGTGGGACGGCGACCACGCCAAGCTCGGGCGGCTCGGCCCCGGCGGGCTGCGCGCGGCGATCGCCGCGGTGGAGCAGATGAGCGCGGTCGCGCGGGCCGACGAACCCGGGCTGCCGCTCGTGCTGCTCGGGCACTCGTGGGGGTCGCTCATGGCGCAGCGGATCGTGAACACCTCGTCGGACCGCTACGACGGCGTCGTCCTGTCCGCGAGTGCCTACCGGCTGCCCGGCTGGATGAACAGCGGCGACCTCAACGCACGGCACGCGGGGTCGGGACCCACCAAGTACGAGTGGCTCACCCGCGACCGCACGATCATCGACGCGATGGCGCTCGACCCCCTGGCGGTCGAGGCCGACGTCATCGGGCTGTTCGGGCTCGCCGACACCCTCCGGCTGCTCGGGGTGCCGCGGCGGGGGATCCCGCACGACCTGCCGATGCTGCTGCAGGTCGGCTCGGACGACACCCTCGGGGGTCCGCGCTCGATCGAGCGTCTGGCGCAGGCGTACCGCCGACGCGGCCGGCTGTCCGACGTGACCGTGCAGGTGTACGAGGGCGCACGCCACGAGGTCTACAACGAGACGAACCGCGCAGAGGTCATCGGCGACCTGGTCGCGTGGCTCGACCGGGTGACGGCGCGCTGA
- a CDS encoding acetamidase/formamidase family protein, with the protein MTTHHHLDATVDSAVDVFTAERQPVLTVEPGDTVTVRTLSAAGYTERQPGPGLDAPTLIDPRRGHCLVGPIAVAGARPGMVLAVHFDHLVPDDWGYTASGGVDSPVNRALGLTDPASRGPLLWDIDVPAGVAVNQLGLGVRTAPFLGVVGVPPEPTGEHSTIPPRTVGGGNIDCRELIAGSTLYLPVTVPDALLHVGDGHAAQGDGEVSGTAVECGMTTTMTLTLLDRAPVEGVHADTPAGRITFGFDADLNVATATALDRMVDWIAGLHGIGRAEALAMASVAVSMRITQVANRTWGVHALLPHDAILTDARH; encoded by the coding sequence ATGACCACCCACCACCACCTCGACGCCACGGTCGACTCCGCCGTCGACGTCTTCACCGCCGAACGCCAGCCGGTCCTGACCGTGGAACCGGGCGACACGGTGACGGTCCGAACCCTGAGCGCCGCGGGCTACACGGAACGCCAGCCGGGCCCGGGCCTGGACGCCCCGACCCTGATCGACCCGCGCCGGGGCCACTGCCTGGTCGGGCCGATCGCCGTCGCGGGAGCACGTCCGGGGATGGTCCTGGCGGTGCACTTCGACCACCTCGTGCCCGACGACTGGGGCTACACAGCCTCGGGCGGGGTCGACTCCCCGGTGAACCGCGCACTCGGCCTGACCGATCCGGCGTCGCGCGGCCCGCTGCTCTGGGACATCGACGTGCCCGCCGGTGTCGCCGTGAACCAGCTCGGCCTCGGGGTGCGGACGGCACCGTTCCTCGGCGTCGTCGGCGTCCCACCCGAGCCCACCGGGGAGCACTCGACGATCCCGCCCCGCACGGTCGGCGGCGGCAACATCGACTGCCGCGAGCTGATCGCCGGCTCGACCCTGTACCTGCCCGTGACGGTGCCGGACGCCCTGCTCCACGTCGGCGACGGGCACGCGGCCCAGGGCGACGGCGAGGTCTCCGGAACGGCGGTCGAGTGCGGCATGACCACGACGATGACCCTGACGCTCCTCGACCGTGCCCCGGTCGAGGGTGTGCACGCCGACACCCCCGCCGGACGCATCACCTTCGGCTTCGACGCCGACCTCAACGTCGCGACGGCCACGGCGCTCGACCGGATGGTCGACTGGATCGCCGGGCTGCACGGGATCGGCCGCGCCGAGGCACTCGCGATGGCGAGCGTGGCGGTGAGCATGCGCATCACGCAGGTCGCGAACCGCACGTGGGGCGTGCACGCGCTGCTCCCGCACGACGCGATCCTGACGGACGCGCGGCACTGA